In the Ciconia boyciana chromosome 23, ASM3463844v1, whole genome shotgun sequence genome, one interval contains:
- the OLFML3 gene encoding olfactomedin-like protein 3 has translation MGPWRCLLLLPLLAAALRAQQQQFMEYVERRLTLLEERISQWHDQSSRYSTELRDFKNQVLGMLETAEKEREAMRTEAESAAVRVDRLEREVDYLETQNPAPPCVEVDETLMEKQVATAKQRKNEKYTKLTDCSDTIASVRAMKILKRFGSTSGLWTKDAAGNSEKIYVFDGTANDTVYVFPRMREFTLFSATRKAARIKLPYPWVGTGHLVYDGYLYYIRQQGSFQVIKFNLANKTVVDSSVFPAEEQIPVFGLSPFTYIEVAADEEGLWAIYATKEDEKNICLAKLDPTSLDIEQMWDTPCPRENAEAAFVVCGALHVVYNTRLPSRSRVQCVFDVSGTLAPEDASLVYFPKRYGSHSSMKYSPRERQIYAWDDGYQIIYRMEMKKKLEV, from the exons ATGGGGCCCTGGCGCTGCCTGCTCCTTCTGCCGCTCCTTGCCGCGGCCCTCCgcgcccagcagcagcagttcatGGAGTACGTGGAGCGGCGCCTCACTCTCCTGGAG gagaggaTCTCACAGTGGCACGACCAGAGCAGCCGCTACTCCACGGAGCTGCGGGACTTCAAGAACCAGGTGCTGGGGATGCTTGAGACAGCAGAGAAGGAGCGGGAGGCGATGCGGACGGAGGCAGAGAGCGCAGCCGTGCGCGTGGACCGCCTGGAGCGTGAGGTGGACTACCTGGAGACGCAGAACCCCGCGCCACCCTGTGTGGAGGTGGATGAGACGCTGATGGAGAAGCAGGTGGCCACAGCCAAGCAGAGGAAGAACGAGAAGTACACCAAACTGACAG ACTGCAGCGACACCATCGCGAGCGTCAGAGCCATGAAGATCCTGAAGCGTTTTGGCAGCACCTCGGGGCTCTGGACCAAGGATGCTGCAGGGAACTCCGAGAAGATCTACGTCTTCGATGGCACTGCCAACGACACGGTGTACGTCTTCCCCCGCATGCGGGAGTTCACCCTCTTCTCTGCCACCCGCAAGGCTGCCCGCATCAAGCTGCCCTACCCCTGGGTGGGCACTGGGCACCTTGTCTACGATGGGTACCTCTACTACATCCGCCAGCAGGGCTCCTTCCAGGTGATCAAGTTCAACCTGGCCAACAAGACGGTGGTGGACAGCTCGGTGTTCCCAGCCGAGGAGCAGATCCCCGTCTTTGGGCTCTCCCCTTTCACCTACATCGAGGTGGCGGCAGACGAGGAGGGGCTCTGGGCCATCTACGCCACCAAGGAGGACGAGAAGAACATATGCCTGGCCAAGCTGGACCCCACCTCGCTGGACATCGAGCAGATGTGGGACACACCGTGCCCACGGGAGAACGCCGAGGCTGCCTTCGTGGTGTGCGGGGCACTGCACGTGGTCTACAACACCCGCCTGCCCAGCCGCTCCCGCGTGCAGTGCGTCTTCGACGTCAGCGGCACGCTGGCCCCCGAGGACGCCTCCCTCGTCTACTTCCCCAAGCGCTACGGCTCCCACTCGAGCATGAAGTACAGCCCCCGGGAGAGACAGATCTACGCCTGGGACGACGGCTACCAGATCATCTACCGCATGGAGATGAAGAAGAAGCTGGAGGTCTGA